The Chitinophaga caeni genome segment TAATCCAAAAGCTAAAGCAACATGAAGTGCAAAATTTTAAGAGCTGGCTCCACGTGCTCACGCGCAACCATTGCCTTATGAAAATACGCTCCGCTAAAAATAAGGAATCACTCGTAATTACCGGTCACCCGGTTATGGAATCAGGGGAAATTCAACATCATGAAAATGGAAATAACCTGGAAGATAATCTCCAGGCGATGGAAAAATGCCTTGAAACATTGCCTGTAGAGCAAAAAGAAAGCGTTAACCTGTTTTATTTACAAGAAAAAAGTTACAGGGAAATCGTGTCTATCACGGGTTATGAGATGAATAAAGTAAAAAGCTATATACAGAACGGCAAAAGAAATTTAAAAAATTGCATGGATAAACAGCATGGCCAATAGTAATCAACATATTGAACCTACCCCGCAAAACATCCAAAAGTACCTCGATGGGAAATTGGATGATAAGGCTATGCATGACCTGGAAAGACAAGCTTTGGATGATCCCTTCTTAGCGGAAGCCCTGGAAGGTTACGCGGAAAGGGATTTTGATCAATCTAAAAACCTGGATGATCTGAATGCCCGCTTGCAAGCCAGGGTCGTGGAAAGTGGTGGCTCCGAAATGCCGTTGATCGTAAACATTAATAAGAAAAGAAAGGTTGATTACCGTTGGGCAGCAGCGGCAGTAATCCTCGTACTCTTATCTGTCGGCTCTTTCTGGGTATGGGAAAGGGAAACAGGAAATAGCGCCAAGGTGGCCCAGGAAATTGTTGTTGCACCGAAAGTTGAGAAGGACAGCGTTAGTAATTCTCCCGGTGTAGATAATGTAGATAATGTTAGGCTAAGAGAGAAATCCAGTCCTAAAGAAATTAAGGAAGACAA includes the following:
- a CDS encoding RNA polymerase sigma factor, with protein sequence MKFIQENILQDASDDSLIRKYKSTGELDYLAALYQRYMGLVYGVCLKYFDEESSKDAVMLIFEELIQKLKQHEVQNFKSWLHVLTRNHCLMKIRSAKNKESLVITGHPVMESGEIQHHENGNNLEDNLQAMEKCLETLPVEQKESVNLFYLQEKSYREIVSITGYEMNKVKSYIQNGKRNLKNCMDKQHGQ